From the genome of Plasmodium malariae genome assembly, chromosome: 9, one region includes:
- the CPO gene encoding coproporphyrinogen-III oxidase, putative, with amino-acid sequence MKDEVCPNEYFRNLWENLLKTEQNNICGLIESVDSNKFREEVWIRKDAKKEKNLGGGITRILENGNVFEKCAVNYSCVYGSIDREAAKQMCVNQYNKEYINTTKICHSDDINSIITKVMNSNNIRNINEKYKYYASGISIIAHPVNPNVPSIHSNFRFFQIFIKTGKKKKKNFNSSSHRDSNKNGNINNISNGNTNKNNYVKSKIDSNYKSLKHWFGGGCDLSPCYIFPELFINFHHSFKLVCDKYNHLFYKYFKIWCDLYFRIKHRNINRGIGGIFFDNLLDNNIKTGKITKTGRFIKDHCYNNNSTTCSSTNKKQINGNKDCKCYSCNSIMDKSYRMIYFFIQECIIILRKTYFYILSQTVNCKYDDNMINWQRVCRGRYAEFNLIYDRGTKFGLQLINFKTYRKKKKRENAEDYSSTTYLKDEIFDEQNSDYLSDEHEKIDNVFASLPLKCDFFYKYKIVKYSREYETLQILKHPKKWVEY; translated from the exons atgaaagatGAG GTATGTCCTAATGAGTATTTCAGAAATTTGTGGGAGAATTTGCTAAAAACAGAACAGAACAATATTTGTGGATTGATCGAGTCAGTGGATTCAAATAAATTCCGAGAAGAAGTATGGATTAGAAAAGATgcaaaaaaagagaagaattTAGGTGGAGGCATTACCAGAATATTGGAAAATGGAAATGTATTTGAAAAGTGTGCCGTTAATTATTCTTGTGTATATGGTTCAATAGATAGAGAAGCAGCAAAACAAATGTGCGTTAATCAGTACAATaaggaatatattaatacgaCAAAAATATGTCATTCGGATGATATAAATTCAATAATTACCAAAGTAATGAATTCCaataatattagaaatataaatgaaaaatataaatactacGCTTCAGGTATCTCTATAATTGCACACCCAGTTAATCCTAATGTGCCATCGATACATTCAAATTTTCGATTCtttcaaatatttatcaagacggggaaaaaaaaaaaaaaaaattttaacagcTCATCCCATAGAGATAGTAACAAAAATgggaatataaataatatctCAAATggaaatacaaataaaaataattatgtcaAAAGTAAAATTGATAGCAATTATAAAAGTTTAAAACATTGGTTTGGAGGTGGTTGTGACTTAAGCccttgttatatttttcctgAACTGTTCATAAATTTCCAtcattcatttaaattagtatgtgataaatataatcatttattttataaatattttaaaatatggtgtgatttatattttcgaattaaacatagaaatataaatagagGAATAGgaggaatattttttgataatttattagataataatataaaaacaggaaaaattacaaaaactGGGAGATTTATAAAAGATCATTGTTATAACAACAATAGTACAACTTGTAGTAGTACTAACAAAAAGCAGATAAACGGAAATAAAGATTGTAAATGTTATAGCTGTAATTCAATAATGGATAAGAGTTACCgtatgatttatttttttattcaagaATGTATTATAATTCTTCGTAAAACAtacttttacattttatcaCAGACAGTAAACTGTAAATATGATGACAATATGATTAACTGGCAAAGGGTCTGTAGGGGTAGATATGCTGAATtcaatttaatatatgatagAGGTACAAAGTTTGGATTACaacttattaattttaaaacgtatagaaagaaaaaaaaaagagaaaatgcAGAGGATTATTCATCCACTACTTATTTAAAAGATGAAATTTTCGATGAACAAAATTCAGATTATTTGTCAGATgaacatgaaaaaattgaCAATGTGTTTGCTTCCTTGCCATTAAAATgcgattttttttataaatataaaattgtaaaatattcaAGGGAATATGAAACATTGCAGATTTTAAAACATCCAAAAAAATGGGTTGAATACTGA
- the PmUG01_09051700 gene encoding 60S ribosomal protein L35ae, putative, translating into MDKGKNKKQNAIQKKKKVAKKVVKKAIRKKNTPKKKLQAVRLYEKGVILGYKRSQRNQHPNFTLVSIRNVHTKKDAQFYVGKRIAYVYRTNKHHNGVKIKCIWGKVCRTHGNSGVIRARFKTHIPPKAFGDRVRILMYPSNI; encoded by the exons ATGGATAAaggaaagaataaaaaacaGAATGCaattcaaaagaaaaaaaaagtagctAAAAAAGTAGTGAAAAAAGCAATAAGGAAGAAGAACACtcctaaaaaaaaactcCAGGCAGTTCGATTATATGAAAAGGGAGTTATCTTAGGATATAAAAG GTCACAAAGGAACCAACACCCCAATTTCACTTTAGTATCCATACGAAATGTTCATACAAAAAAGGATGCACAATTCTACGTGGGAAAGCGTATCGCGTATGTGTATAGGACGAACAAACATCACAATGGAGTGAAAATTAAA tGCATATGGGGAAAAGTTTGTAGAACGCATGGAAACAGTGGGGTAATACGAGCAAGGTTCAAAACCCATATCCCTCCCAAGGCATTTGGAGATAGAGTTAGAATACTCATGTACCCATCAAATATTTAA
- the PmUG01_09051900 gene encoding conserved Plasmodium protein, unknown function — MRKKIFPFLKFQTSSCEEKENMNNPPCPFEGPNGNNNDAVLDIIKKIPINPFIDSNENLNKYKYGVEKKGIERYTGIQVYEEEDEKDHKKKQPFDYPFPVSKHVIFEKNKVNKSDDRININYSNISTDLYPEEGYKTPNRKKHFSSEWEILLAHNHGLYNFKSTDNNVIVNKDMYALNTENDIRNKLNLYIERINVDNPNDACKYLAIEEYKCLLTHSFHMNPDISNQKCVKWFNEYMQCKWDEHKLNYGYNYIENRRHKKSKAYIAAPDYQYS; from the coding sequence ATGAGAAAGAaaattttcccatttttaaaattccaAACAAGCAGCTGTgaggaaaaggaaaacatgAACAACCCCCCCTGTCCTTTTGAAGGACCGAATGGAAATAATAACGATGCAGTTTTggacataataaaaaagataccCATAAATCCTTTTATCGATagtaatgaaaatttaaataaatataaatatggtGTGGAAAAGAAAGGTATCGAAAGATATACAGGTATACAAGTATatgaagaagaagatgaAAAAGACCATAAAAAGAAACAGCCATTTGATTATCCATTTCCAGTTAGTAAACAtgttatatttgaaaaaaataaagtaaataaatcAGATGAccgtataaatataaattatagtaatatatcCACTGACCTATATCCAGAAGAGGGATATAAAACCCCCAATAGAAAAAAGCATTTCTCATCAGAATGGGAAATATTATTAGCACATAATCATggattatataattttaaaagtacGGATAATAATGTTATAGTAAATAAAGATATGTATGCTTTAAATACAGAAAATGatattagaaataaattaaatttatatatagaaagaATAAATGTAGATAATCCAAATGATGCTTGTAAATATTTAGCAATAGaagaatataaatgtttattaaCTCATTCATTTCATATGAACCCAGATATCAGTAATCAAAAATGCGTCAAATGgtttaatgaatatatgcAATGTAAATGGGATGAACATAAACTAAATTAtggttataattatattgaaaataggAGACACAAAAAGTCCAAAGCGTACATTGCGGCGCCGGATTATCAGTACtcttaa
- the PmUG01_09051600 gene encoding 60S ribosomal protein L28, putative gives MNCPPEQKSNLSKALVWELTKRNNCFLKKIKSGKKGYFLCDPHNISCKNTPSSSGLVKNDGMNLRFKKGKVVLCVKSTEKNVVTSKEYKARNFKKAEKLIEDNGKLEKNKSKKRLLKKYKRMSKLYNCSNKANK, from the exons ATGAACTGCCCACCTGAACAAAAGTCAAATCTTAGTAAAGCACTTGTATGGGAACTGACCAAAAGGAACAATTgctttcttaaaaaaataaaaagcggAAAAAAAGGGTATTTCCTGTGTGACCCTCATAACATTAGTTGTAAAAACACACCATCCAGTAGtg gCCTAGTAAAGAACGATGGTATGAATCTTAGATTTAAGAAAGGAAAAGTAGTTTTATGTGTTAAATCCACAGAAAAAAA TGTTGTTACAAGCAAGGAATACAAAGCAaggaattttaaaaaagctgaaaaattaattgaagATAATGGAAAactagaaaaaaataaaagtaaaaagagattattgaaaaaatacaagCGTATGTCTAAATTATACAACTGCAGTAATAAAGCAAACAAGTGa
- the PmUG01_09051800 gene encoding methyltransferase, putative, with amino-acid sequence MGVVVECEKEVNKMKGVIGKDPQYESQKGALNVPVNIAEDLLYCVRTNDIDEIKNILQNENINSINNIKDESNNTLVHFACANNNIDMIKFLLYECGSNYNEYNNSGNSPLLWAIQNKHYAAVQELLLFDYYLNKDKYLSTEKRKNEFYENLMNKHLINHRILKENYRLNVETKKKIHSLNVFSSIFNERNGTNTQKGKEVGIDAGAESGVGVDVGAAEWYSEQQREQLCLYKERNKIDLLTKNAFDKHILSEAFNAQDENILQLILNHPISSVLDNPQSYDLKEEVDSCMNKNEKRETDNLNYTKNESSISTSLFEDNQTQIHDSNDDEYLYKRMNGKDNTLSNVCVSTYGINKTKVMEKEIKNSILYNGFTTKHEEAKIVQEYIYELQINEKIKLNNKNIIIKIREIGLNYYGDLLNSPIASSDITGINIWECSIITSKWLYDLYEENNLFANKNILEVGAGCGLVSISLFIYAGLKNVRGVYSKANTDSSSISADRNASIDSSSPNKLLISDVNDFTLRNISYNVDINAPLLNEVDPNWKSKIKVCNIDWTNEDTYVRENNKILMYDFIIGSDLIYDKTMVPSLVYLLNKTLKKQGIFFYVCKKNRDGIKSFLDELQNNNFKLNFFTPPNSYFTNPFLNLNQNLFEAKFTEFEDSHEFIMMRCERL; translated from the coding sequence atgGGTGTTGTCGTTGAATGTGAAAAAGAAGTGAACAAGATGAAAGGGGTAATAGGTAAAGATCCACAATACGAGTCGCAAAAAGGAGCGTTGAACGTTCCTGTAAACATAGCGGAAGACCTGCTTTACTGCGTTAGAACGAACGACATAGAtgaaataaagaatattttgcagaatgaaaatataaattcgaTTAATAACATAAAGGACGAAAGTAACAACACCCTTGTCCATTTTGCATgtgcaaataataatattgataTGATAAAGTTTTTGCTATATGAATGTGGAAGTAACTACAATGAATACAATAATAGCGGGAATAGCCCTTTACTGTGGGCAATTCAAAATAAACATTATGCAGCAGTACAGGAGTTACTACTTTTTGACTACTActtaaataaagataaatatttatccactgaaaaaagaaagaatgaattttatgaaaatctGATGAACAAGCATTTAATAAATCATCGCATTTTGAAGGAAAATTATAGGCTAAATGTGGAaactaaaaagaaaatacactCCTTAAACGTGTTTAGCAGCATTTTTAATGAAAGGAATGGCACGAACACTCAAAAAGGGAAAGAAGTAGGAATAGATGCAGGAGCAGAATCAGGAGTAGGCGTCGACGTGGGAGCAGCGGAATGGTACAGTGAACAACAGAGAGAACAACTCTGTTTATACAAAGAGAGGAATAAGATAGATTTATTGACAAAAAATGCCTTCgacaaacatatattatcaGAAGCCTTTAATGCGCAggatgaaaatatattacaactAATTTTGAATCATCCCATATCTAGCGTTCTAGATAACCCACAGAGTTACGACCTGAAGGAAGAGGTTGATTCttgtatgaataaaaatgaaaagagagaaacagataatttaaattatacaaaaaatgaatCATCAATTAGTACATCATTATTCGAGGATAATCAAACGCAGATACATGATAGTAACGACGATGAATATTTGTACAAACGAATGAATGGAAAGGATAACACATTATCTAATGTGTGTGTATCTACATACGGtataaacaaaacaaaagtaATGGAAAAGGAgattaaaaatagtatattatataacgGATTTACAACAAAACATGAGGAGGCAAAAATTGTTcaggaatatatatacgaattACAAAtcaacgaaaaaataaaacttaataacaagaatattataataaagataAGAGAAATAGGACTTAATTATTATGGAGATTTATTAAATAGCCCTATTGCCAGTAGTGATATTACAGGCATTAACATATGGGAATGCTCTATTATAACAAGCAAATGGTTATATGACttatatgaagaaaataatttgtttgctaataaaaacattttagaAGTTGGAGCAGGCTGTGGATTAGTAAGCATTTCGTTGTTCATCTATGCGGGCCTTAAGAATGTTCGCGGCGTATATAGCAAAGCCAACACTGACAGTTCTAGCATAAGCGCTGATAGAAACGCCAGTATTGACAGTAGCAGTCCCAACAAATTACTTATTAGCGATGTTAACGACTTTACGCTACGTAACATTTCATACAATGTAGATATAAATGCTCCTCTACTTAATGAAGTTGACCCAAACTGGAAAAGCAAGATAAAAGTTTGTAATATAGACTGGACTAATGAAGATACATATGTtagagaaaataataaaattctaATGTATGACTTTATTATTGGCAGtgatttaatatatgataagaCGATGGTACCATCacttgtttatttattaaataaaactttaaaaaaacaaggaatatttttctatgtatgtaaaaaaaatagagatGGCATTAAGTCATTTTTAGAcgaattacaaaataataattttaaacttaatttttttacacctcctaattcttattttactAACCCCTTTCTTAACTTGAACCAAAATTTATTCGAAGCCAAATTTACGGAGTTTGAAGACTCTCATGAATTTATCATGATGAGGTGCGAGCGGTTGTGA
- the PmUG01_09051400 gene encoding conserved Plasmodium membrane protein, unknown function: protein MSTWINKKLISFSEKVIENVIDSFANKNAPIENIQNIQGTQLGKIISKVISSKYFFKNDDICYNAKDLDFNWNLKKRTKRRKQIRSRVITKSIEDELFDENQNRRRGGDQRKRSVQNGRKGQKKSIRKRIPRQSSDSQSKARDLSIDKHGEDVYNYVYKDEKDTNQLKIDESYITSALSLNARNVASETDENKKGSMIKKDVLFNSSVCSVLSEVKNKASSFNSNEAAGYVSVSFCTSNYSSDTSTSVSANSFKESSSIDTNEKSSSNVLSSSCCSFKTEKASPQMGRNEKEAVNGGGLGSELGSGLCSGLHNDLQNNSFNSNILSTDKDACVMQKESSLCKINVFVKEAKLLFFNKNVSISDISIYVTTIIEDKKYVGKLRKLSSKTLPMNNLTFNECVNHNLKDIFSDIVINIKYKNRKKEKEDMILGRVIIPLFLLLNTYKCKMKRIKNKIKYCTKCFLWLHIFPSNNKLFNYKFFKPVEGFEEYGMLNPLYTLGFLSVQVKIIFKRNPLLLTFFSNIRKPLFYYKMPIQFEPLYCQYYTENFFVYVTQLPIWLYKFFYIFNSKRIEIVPLNYYDYVFIFFFWLFFFRLIVICPFFHIFVHLFFCIIFISLSYKYGMIRYSRNVTYNFRPVQMRRNEMTYKHTKCKANTSLYTPSNDTKNVHFFDKNRRISLTANDIDSNYCKSPCIMSDDDNTDKALSPGDGVHVTNKKLSGECTSAKRGEEGTHSKTILSVYDTYKSFIAKGDLKNVFKGIVIDSKDRSNGVKDKKKKNEGGGEAAFRGKNGCDANSLNSTNSLVNELNTNSSLNSNLGRTLNSTLNSMNKTSNSSGKVVFFRIEENCFVKKDDTVNDDNANDDNANDDNANDDNSNDDNANDGSVKKTDDILKEEKKDAGVEANISVRKTNEGKLDMLNVSEEINNKINNMTKFAKKLQHMMFDSKDKNKLDYFDKGKSLNKFMSMFNGKNEKSEKIHSDGTENEEGEEEEERGEEEEEEKEEEEKETDEDAYEDEDEYIHVGEEKEYLLSDRRGGKSKSQKKDDPDDLPSSAQKKVQRLGHNKGRDKYNREIDKEKKYIQHGSKMNKTVYTNDIRLNSSCTISDEKSVDYHMRINNDVIPNSLIVNNKKISISSSKMESTNMTYKNFVTLSSDNNNRGGDSHYCYSNNILESKFTKKNFILDTFKNNMSLSNETKNTNDIKKKYSFMPIVKSPFHNFYLCMSTIDNRSISIFSNNIDVPNVHLLLNRCLNMITLTQNFTGIFTIIYEKINYAFNWDFSFYTIVNILILFFLCYSISLILYILSFIPFLFYRFLFFLFLSLVIIRSYELTEAGHRASLYYKKKKKKCNSKKGMKCLGLQVYNKIFIRIIKNILKNEEEKSIKYLFWKFIFKIYKYVSKNASKHAYTVLLYISFVLFFLKNWFRRLLILKDIEHMKIARLQAFKNLYFFIHNRLTRKEAMYAGASSNNNNAAGGNSNSAARSNPDVSNSNIATSSNDNNAATCDSSNNTMKVSEHNNGCNSSNRINEIFSLNRKSSGEKKCTSTDEKNKKKFLNPQVYDTFRSVEECIYSSSDREEAPSVINDNKVVNMDEDDDDDVDSVSQLTDNGTMNVNVDIFLHYYFKKRKYDLFNNFININRNHMYMYKDINLLNHNEEQKLNSINYEEYFNGLNNYSSSYDNNKKRRS, encoded by the exons atgtcAACATGGATAAACAAAAAGTTAATATCATTTTCAGAGAAAGTAATTGAAAATGTGATAGACTCCTTTGCCAACAAGAATGCACCAATTGAGAATATTCAGAATATACAGGGG ACGCAAttaggaaaaataataagcaaAGTAATCtcatcaaaatattttttcaaaaatgacGATATATGTTACAATGCAAAGGACTTAGACTTCAACTGGAATTTGAAAAAGAGGACAAAAAGGAGAAAACAAATTCGGAGCAGAGTTATAACAAAATCAATTGAGGATGAACTATTTGATGAGAATCAAAATAGAAGGAGAGGAGGAGATCAAAGAAAGAGGAGTGTGCAAAATGGGAGAAAAGGGCAAAAAAAATCcataagaaaaagaatacCACGACAAAGTAGTGACAGCCAGAGTAAGGCGCGTGATCTGAGTATAGATAAACACGGAGAAGatgtttataattatgtGTATAAAGATGAAAAAGATACGAATCAGCTAAAAATTGACGAATCATACATTACTTCTGCACTCTCATTGAATGCTAGGAATGTAGCAAGCGAAactgatgaaaataaaaaaggatcaatgataaaaaaagatgtattatttaattctaGTGTGTGTAGTGTTTTGAgtgaagtaaaaaataaagcatcATCTTTTAATTCAAACGAAGCCGCTGGATATGTCTCAGTGTCTTTCTGTACATCGAATTATTCTTCAGATACGTCAACAAGTGTATCTGCTAATTCGTTCAAAGAATCGTCATCAATCGATACGAATGAAAAGTCATCATCGAACGTTCTGTCATCCTCCTGCTGTTCGTTTAAGACGGAAAAGGCTTCTCCACAAATGGGTCGCAATGAGAAGGAGGCTGTAAATGGGGGCGGTTTGGGTAGTGAGTTGGGTAGCGGCTTGTGTAGTGGTTTGCATAATGATCTGCAGAACAACTCGTTCAACTCCAACATTCTATCAACGGATAAGGATGCATGTGTGATGCAGAAGGAGAGCAGCTtgtgtaaaataaatgtttttgtGAAAGAAGCGAAACTGCtcttttttaacaaaaacgTGAGTATAAGTgatatatcaatatatgtAACAACGATAATAGAGGATAAGAAGTATGTGGGTAAGTTAAGAAAATTGAGCTCCAAAACTTTGCCTATGAACAACTTGACATTTAATGAATGCGTAAATCATAACCTGAAGGACATATTTTCAGATAtcgttataaatataaaatataaaaatcgaaaaaaagaaaaagaagacatGATTTTAGGAAGAGTAATTATACcactatttttacttttgaatacgtataaatgtaaaatgaaaagaataaaaaataagataaaatattgtacgaaatgttttttatggttacatatatttccatcaaataataaattatttaattataaattttttaagccTGTAGAAGGTTTCGAGGAATATGGAATGTTAAATCCATTGTATACATTAGGTTTCTTAAGTGTacaagtaaaaattatttttaagagaAATCCTTTACTTTTAACcttttttagtaatattagGAAGcccttattttattataaaatgccTATACAATTTGAACCTTTATATTGTCAGTATTATACTGAAAACTTTTTTGTCTATGTTACTCAGTTACCTATATGGttgtacaaatttttttacatatttaattcGAAGAGAATAGAAATTGTTCCTTTgaattattatgattatgttttcattttttttttttggttatttttttttcgtttgaTTGTTATATGTCCCTTTTTTCATATCTTTGTTCATCTATTTTTCtgtatcatttttatatccCTTTCGTATAAATATGGTATGATTAGATATAGCAGAAATGTAACATATAACTTTAGGCCAGTTCAGATGAGGAGGAATGAAATGACTTATAAACATACGAAATGTAAGGCAAACACATCGTTATATACCCCTTCTAATGATACaaaaaatgttcatttttttgataaGAACAGAAGGATATCTCTTACTGCTAATGATATAGACTCAAATTATTGCAAAAGTCCATGTATTATGAGTGATGATGATAATACTGATAAAGCTTTATCTCCTGGGGATGGGGTACACGtaactaataaaaaattatcagGCGAATGTACCTCAGCAAAACGGGGGGAGGAAGGTACACATTCCAAAACTATACTAAGTGTTTATGACACATACAAATCTTTCATAGCAAAGGGGGACCTGAAAAATGTTTTCAAGGGAATTGTAATTGATAGTAAGGATAGAAGCAATGGGGtgaaagacaaaaaaaaaaagaatgaaggAGGAGGGGAAGCAGCTTTTAGGGGAAAAAATGGATGTGATGCTAACAGCTTGAATAGTACAAACAGTCTTGTCAACGAACTGAACACTAACAGTAGCTTAAACAGTAACTTAGGCAGAACATTAAACAGTACATTAAACAGCATGAATAAAACGAGTAACAGCAGCGGAAAGGTGGTGTTCTTTCGAATTGAAGAAAACTGCTTTGTGAAAAAGGACGACACTGTGAATGATGATAATGCGAATGATGATAATGCGAATGATGATAATGCAAATGATGATAATTCGAATGATGATAATGCGAATGATGGCAGTGTGAAGAAGACAGATGACATACTGaaggaagagaaaaaagatgCTGGGGTTGAAGCTAATATATCAGTGAGGAAAACGAATGAGGGGAAATTGGACATGCTAAATGTTTCTGAAGAAATAAACaacaaaattaacaatatgacaaaatttgcaaaaaaattaCAGCACATGATGTTTGATAGTAAGGACAAAAACAAACTGGATTATTTTGACAAGGGaaaaagtttaaataaattcatgAGCATGTTCAAtgggaaaaatgaaaagagtGAAAAAATTCATTCGGATGGCACGGAAAATGAGGAAggggaagaagaagaagagagAGGGGAGGAGGAGGAGGAGGAGAAAGAGGAGGAAGAGAAAGAGACGGATGAGGATGCGTATGAAGATGAAGATGAATATATCCATGTGGGGGAGGAAAAGGAATATCTTTTAAGTGACAGAAGAGGCGGTAAAAGTAAAAgtcaaaaaaaagatgatcCGGATGACTTACCAAGCAGTGCACAAAAGAAGGTGCAACGTTTGGGTCACAACAAGGGAAGAGATAAATACAATAGAGAGATAGATAAGGAAAAGAAGTACATTCAACATGGATCCAAAATGAATAAGACAGTATACACAAACGATATAAGATTAAATTCGTCATGTACCATATCAGATGAAAAGAGTGTAGATTACCACATGCGAATAAATAATGATGTTATTCCTAATTCACTTAtagtaaataataagaaGATATCAATTAGTAGTAGTAAGATGGAAAGCACAAATAtgacatataaaaattttgttactCTTTCTtcagataataataatagggGAGGAGATAGTCATTACTGTtattctaataatatattagaatcaaaatttacaaaaaagaattttattttagatacatttaagaataatatgTCGTTATctaatgaaacaaaaaatacaaatgatataaaaaagaaatattcatttatgcCAATTGTAAAATCAccatttcataatttttatttgtgtatGAGTACTATTGATAATAGAAGTAtatcaatattttcaaataatatagatGTGCCTAATGTACATTTACTACTTAATAGATGTCTGAATATGATAACATTAACTCAGAATTTCACGGGCATATttactataatatatgaGAAGATAAATTATGCATTCAATTGGGATTTTAGTTTCTATActattgtaaatatattaattttgttttttttatgttatagtatttctttaattttgtaCATCTTATcttttattccttttcttttttatcgattcctttttttcctctttctCTCACTGGTTATTATAAGAAGTTATGAGTTAACGGAAGCAGGACATAGAGCTAGTTTATATtacaagaaaaagaaaaaaaaatgtaacagTAAAAAAGGCATGAAATGTTTAGGATTGCAggtttataataaaatttttattaggattataaaaaatatattaaagaatgaAGAGGAGAAATCTATCAAGTATCTCTTTTGGAAATTCATTTTCAAGATTTACAAATATGTTAGCAAGAATGCTAGCAAACATGCATACACAGTTCTTCTctatatttcttttgttttattttttctaaaaaattgGTTTAGAAgacttttaatattaaaggATATTGAGCACATGAAGATAGCTAGGCTACAGGcctttaaaaatttgtatttttttatacataaccGACTGACCAGGAAGGAAGCGATGTATGCTGGTGCTAGcagtaacaacaataatGCAGCTGGCGGTAATAGCAATAGTGCCGCTAGAAGCAACCCTGATGTAAGTAATAGCAACATTGCCACTAGCAGTAACGACAATAATGCTGCTACGTGTGATAGTAGTAACAACACTATGAAAGTGAGCGAGCACAACAATGGctgtaatagtagtaatagaaTAAACGAAATATTCTCTCTTAATAGAAAAAGTTCGGGAGAAAAGAAATGTACATCAACagatgagaaaaataaaaaaaaatttttgaatcCACAAGTATATGATACTTTTAGAAGTGTTGAAGAGTGTATTTATTCCTCTAGCGATAGGGAGGAAGCACCTAGTGTAATAAATGATAACAAGGTTGTAAATATGGATGAAGATGACGACGATGATGTCGATTCTGTAAGTCAGCTAACGGATAACGGTACAATGAATGTTAACGTTGATATATTCCTTCACTATTATTTCAAGAAAAGGAAGTACGACCTCTTCAATAACTTCATAAACATTAACCGGAACCATATGT atATGTACAAGGACATAAACTTGCTGAACCATAATGAAGAACAAAAATTGAACTCGATAAATTACGAGGAATATTTTAATGGCTTAAACAATTACTCAAGCTCGTATgacaacaacaaaaaaagaagaagttAA